From the genome of Maridesulfovibrio ferrireducens:
AACGTCTTTCTCCGCTTAGTGACACAGCCCGCGAGGCTATTGATTCTTATCTCACTGTCAGAGAAGAGCTTGGACCTGCGCTTGAAGAGACAGCTCTTTTTGTGGGCAATAGAGGCGGGCGTATTAATCGAAGACAAGTCAATCGAATTCTCGCACGCATGGCCGAAGAGGCCGGATTGCAAGGCGGAGTTCATCCGCATATGTTGCGACATAGTTTTGCCTCGCATATGCTTCAATCCGGCGCGGATATGCGATCCGTTCAGGAATTGTTAGGTCATGAAAATCTTACGACTACTCAGAGATACACTCATCTGAATTTACAGCATATTATGAATGTTTACGATAAGGCGCATCCTTTATCAGAAAGTGGTTCTGTAAGTAGAAAATCTGATGGAAGCGATGAGTAATCGCAGGAAATTTTAATTTATCAACCTTGGAGGAGGATCTATGAAAAAGCAGACGGCAGCCGCAGTTACAAATGCGATTGAGGCTAACAGTGATTCGGCGAGAAATGCAGCTCTTTTTGAAATCCGCAGTTTGAAAAAAGATTTAGCTCAGCTTGAGAAGGAACTTTCTTCCAAAAAAGGCGAAAGCATTGAACCAGCTTTTGATCTGATTCATAGCGCGTTTGAAATTTTTCGTCATACGCAGGTGATGGCAGAAAATAAAAAACTTACTGAACAGATTGATGATTCTCTTGAAAAATCTTCATACAAAGATTTTCTTGATTCAAAGGGCGCAAGAATTTTAAAAAAGCCTGAAGGATGGCATTGGATTTCTCCAGCAGGTGAAATGCATTTTCTGGGGGCTGGATCTGAAACTCAGGCAGCCGCTGAGAAGCTTGAGTCGATAATTTCACGTAAAAGATCTGCTCCTAAAAAAGCAGCCGCTAAGAAAGCTGCACCTAAAGCGGAACCGGTTGCTGAAAAAAGTGCAACCGAAGAAAGTCCTAAAGAGCCTAAAAAGGCTAAGGGAAAATAGTTTTTTGATATATTGCACAGCGTATGGCAAAAAAAAAGGCGTTCCATCTGGAACGCCTTTTTTTATTCTATTATTCTTGGCTAAGCTGGGCAAGCCACTTCGAATTCTGCTTTGAGTTCAGCAATGAGCTCTTTAACAGAGACTATTTTTTGGGTTCTGTAAGCATTTGCCCCTGCGAAAGCAAAACCATATTTCAATTTACCGCGCTGTGCGCTGATAAGTGCTGATGCAATGCAGTAAGGGGTAGTTTCAACCTGACAAGTTTTAAGGCATTTGAATGAGCATTTAAAAGGAGTTTTCTTGCCTGCGGAAACAGCATCAAGAAAGTCGTTTTTAATAGCTCTTCCCGGTAAACCTACAGGGCTTTGAATTACAGTCATGTCTTCTTTAGTAGAATCAACATAAGCCTGCTTGAATTTTTCGTTTGCATCACATTCGTGAGTCGCTACGAATCTTGTTCCAAGCTGAACACCTGCTGCGCCCATTTTAATGTACTTGCATATGTCTTCACCGGTGTAGATGCCGCCGGCTGCAATAACGGGGATAGTTTTACCCGTTTTTTCCTCGAACACTTTAACAGCGCCAAGGACTTCTGGAAGTATTGATTCAAGGGAAAATTTAGGATCATCAAGCTGGTCGCGGTGAAATCCAAGATGACCGCCCGCTTTGGGGCCTTCCACGACAAATGCGTCGGGAATGTAGTCGAATTTGGATATCCATTTTTTGCAGATGATTGAAGCTGCTCTTCCAGATGAAACAATAGGGACTAGTTTAGTCTTAGCGCCGTCTACAAGATATTTTGGAAGATCTAAAGGAAGTCCAGCGCCGGAAAAAATAACATCAACGCCTTCTTTTACAGAAGTACTCACCTGTGCTGCGAAATCTGTCAGAGCAACCATGATGTTTACTCCGACGATGCCGGAGGTTTTAGCCTTGGCCTTTCGTATTTCGTCAGCGAGTGCTTCGCTTTGTGCCTCTGGCGCACTTTTGTTCGGCTTTGAGCTGGTAAGGCCGATCATTGCAGCAGCAATAACGCCTATTCCGCCTTCTTCGGCAACAGCTGAAGCGAGACCGGAAAGAGATATTCCTACGCCCATTCCGCCTTGAACGATGGGCACTCTGGCAACTAGGTCGCCAATTTTAAGTTGGGGAAGCTTCATTACTAAGTTCTCCTGTCTATATATTTTGATAAACTGTTCAAATAGTGAACTAAAGTTTATAAATTCTTCTCTTTTTTCAAGTAATTTGCAAGCCTTTTTAGGTCTGATGCAATGACTTTGAACAGTTTATAGTTCGAGCAAAGTTTTTTCCTGTATGAGCTTTTAAGTCAAGTGTTTTTTACTTTTGAATTTATTGCAGATGATGTTGTCTGTTTCTTTTAAACTTCCAGAATGAAACATTCTTTAATGTATGTATTTGTCTACTATCATTTCTGCAAAGAACATGGAACTGGTAAATGCTGGAGATATTGCATTAAGTACGTGTACACTTTTGTCGTCACTTTCGATCAGGAAGTCCATTACAAGTTCGTTTCGTTTTATGTCCACAAGTTGCGGGCGGATTCCTACTTTAGGTGTACTTTCAATATCATCCGGGCTTAGTTCTTTGACCAATTCTTTTGCATCATTGAAAAAGCAACTGAAAAAATATTTGCGAGGTTCTTCAAAGGCGATGGCACGAAATTTAGGATTTTTCATAAACAGAATCGTATCCCTTAATATAATACTGAAAGCCTCGCTGTCCAGTCCCTTCAATATGCCATAGTTTTCTCTGCCGAATGCGGGGATTGCAGTCGGTCCTAAGTAAACGTCTCCGGTTGCACTTCGGGTAAAATGTATACCGAGGAATGGATTTTTAATGTTCGGTACCGGATAGATACTGCCCCGGATTATATCTGCTTTGTCTTTTTTAAGCTTTTTGTAGATGCCTTTGAAAGGAATAAGCTGGTATCCTTCGCCGAAGCCGAAATGTCTGGCTACTTTGTCACTGTAAGCACCGGCGGAGTTGATAAACATACCGCAGCTGATTTCACCTTTATCTGTAATAATCAGATTGTTCTTTTTTGCAGTGATGAAACTTGTTCCGAGCATGAAAGTTACTTTACCGCTTTGTAATAGATCATTGTAGAGAGAGTTCATTACTGCGCGGGGATCAACTACTGCTGTGTAGTGTGAAAAAAGAGCCTGTTTACACGTCTTAGCATTGGGTTCTATTTGGGAGAGTCTTTCTTCGTCTATCAGTTCTACTTTTGCGCCGTTTGCCGTAGCTCTGTCATAAAGTTCGTGCAGAGTGGGAATTTCAGATTCGTTTTTGGCAACGATAACTTTTCCGCTTTCGAGTAAAGGCAGCCCTTTTTCTTTGCAGTAAGCCTTCATTCTAAAATTTCCTGAGAGACACGATTTGGCGCGCAGGCTGCCGGGAGCATAATAGATACCGGCGTGCAGTACTCCGCTGTTACGTCCAGAGGCGTGTTTGGCAACTTCAGTTTCTTTATCAATGATAAGAATATCTTTGTGCCCTCTGGAGATCAGTTCGCGTGCGATTGTCAAGCCGACGATACCTGCGCCGCAGATCATAATTTCAACGGTTTTCATTAGCTTATTCCTTTAATATTTATTAGGCGTGTTTCTTTTTTTATACATTCTATGCTCCGCATGCTTCGCGGTATGAACACCAATTGCATTGTGCGGAGCGGATGGCTTTAAATTCAGATTCACAGATCATATTATTAATGATGAACGTTGAAAGAGCAGGAATTTTTGTGCCTATAATATCAATTCTTTCTTCTTCATCCGTTTTGGAGTCGAATAGAAATTTTTCGTGGCCGCTTTTTACAAGTTCAACAAGCGCAGCCTGACGAGGCATTACTGATGAAGTTTGATGGTCCATCAATAAATAAAGGGGAAGTTGAAGGCTGTCGGCACTTGATTTTATTTTTTCTAAAAACTCGGCAGAGTCGTGATACAAACTTTGCGGGTCTTCCAATATCGGAGTCCAAATTTCTGAATTTTTCCAGAATGATTTGCGGGGCATGTGTAACTGCCCTGTTTTATAATCAATAACGTACCTAGAGTCGTCACGGCTATCCACTCTGTCAATTCTACCGTGAATTTTTACCGGATACTTATCAAGAGTCAGAATTGCCTGTGCGTCTGATTCCAAAGCAATAACTTTTGTCTGTCCGATATTTTTAAGGAATAAGGTGAGCCTGTTTTTACCAGCATGTTCAAGTGATTTTTTAATGTCATAGGGCAGATTAGGGTAAAGTGAATCCCGTTCCAGACGCATCATGAAAAGTTCATTCAGTTCACTGAAGTTTAAATCCTTACCGCAAATTTCAATGCCCAGATGCGGAGTCAGAAAATCTTTCAGTACTGAATGAATAAGCTCACCGAAACCAGCGCGGTCTCCGTCTAGATCAACCGTAGCGCTTTCCCTTACGTTTGACAGGTAGCGGAAAAAGAACAGTTTGGGGCAAGTTACGTAGCAATCAATAGCTGAAGGCGAGAGACCCTTATGTTTAAGCATGTCCTCAAGTTTTTCGGCAACAGGCTCTTTTGCTATCGGTTCGGGGATATTTAGTATTGCTCCCACTGGAAAGTTGATTGCTTTTAAAGGAAAGTTTTCACCGGGGGTGATTATCTTTTTAGCTTTCTGCTCAAGTTTCCAGAGAAGCTGTTCAACAAATCGGCTACGCACGCTTTTTGAATCAAGCAGGCCGGGCTGAACTCCGCTCTGATAAAATATGCACGATTCTTCACTGCCCATGATAAGTCGATAAAAGTTATATGTAGCAACGCTTTCCCGTTCATGCGAATCAGGAAGATCCAGCAGATATCTCAGCTGATCCGGCAGAAGCGGATCATAAGGATCTGTTCCGGGAATTTTTTCGTCTACAGTGTCCAGAATGAAAGTCCGTTTGAAGTTAAGCAGCCTGCTTTCAAGCATCCCAAGTACCTGCATGCTGGAGATAGGGTCCGGTTCAAAGGATACCCGCTGTGATGAAAGGAGCTGCCGGAATATCGAAAAGGATAATGATTGTCCAAAATTTTCTTCACTGATGGAGCTTTCGCGAAGTTCAGGAATAACTTCATTCATCAGACGGAACAGACATTCCGAGTCGAGCAGATATCTCTGCCACAACGTTCCGCCGCGTAAACGGAGCATTTCCGCCATATGTTGTAAACTGTCGGCAAGTTCTTCGAGAGTTGTAATTTTTGCAAAGCCGTCAATGCAGAGTCCTAGAACTTCGGTTCGCAATTCTTCTGTTGTGTCGGAGTTATCAATAAGATTTCCGTTTTCATCGCTGTATACCGGAATAAATTCTTTTGGATCGGCATAAGGTGAACCACTTCTGAGCACTGTTTCCCATTGATGAAAAATTGTTCTCAGCGGTTGCTCGTCATTAATTTCAAGCATTTTTAAGTAAGGGTGCCTGATCAGAGCTAAAATATCTTTCCAGTAATAAGTTTTACCGTTTTTATTTTCTTGAAGTTTTAAAATCGCTTCGAGAAGACCGTTCAATGCGGAGCGTTTAAGCGGATACCCCATACTGATATTTATATCATGCTCGGGCAGATGGTGCATAACGGGCAGTAAAAGTGAAGTGTCCGGCAAAACCACTGCGCATCCTTCATATGAACCGGTGGAAAGTTCTTCACGCATGGCGCAAAGTTGTGAATGGCGATCGAATCCTTCAAAGAATTTTAGTTCGGGCAGAGCGCAACTGTCTTCGGATATATCATCTGATACAGCCTCGGCTTTCCAGTTTCGCATCCAGTTACGATGTTCTTTTACTGCGAAATGTCCTTGTTCTCTTAAGGCTAAAGCCGGGTCGCTGTGCCAGATGATCCGCAAATCTAAATTATCCCAGAGATGATGGAAAAATTTATCTTCAACTCCACTGAGACCATAAAATCCGGCAAGGTACAATTTTTTGCCTTCTAAAATGTTATCCAGTTTATCCAGATTTTGGGACAGATTGCGGTTTTCAAGTCCCGTGGTGGACCAGCCTCTTCGTTCGAGGGCTTCTACATATTTTATAAAAATCAGTTCTATTTCTTCCAGCAGGGCGGCTGCCCAGTCGAGCACTTCACCTTGAAGCATAGACAAGTTGCGGGGTTTAACGTCCTGCCGGAGCATTTCTTCCAGCAAGGAAGCGAGCCTTGTACCCCAAGGGAAAAACTTTTGCAGGTCAACAGGGAGTTTGGATAACAGGCCGGTTGATTCCCCCCGAAGTCCTTCGATTATGTTAAAGAGCAGTCCGACTTGATCAAGCTTGCCGATTCTGCGTGGGAAAGTTCCCGTAAGTTTCGGCATGAGTGAACTTACAAAGTCTGAAAAAGAGTAAATCTCAGGCAGAATGCAGGGTTTCGGAAGATCGTCCGAAGCGGCAAGAGCTTTTTTTAAATATCTGGCTGGTCGGTGATGCGGAACAATAACAATTGTATTGCTTAGATCGCCGTCAGATTCATCTATTAAAATAGAACTGAAATTTTCGATGAAATCTTTTTTCCACGAAATAACGGTGAAAGGTGAGCGGGTGGTCATATCATAACCTCCCGTGTGAACTTTTCATCAAGGTAGACAAGGAGTCCCCGCAATTCTTTTTGATTTCCGTACATTTCTTTCAGCAACCTTAAATATCTTTTAACTTGTTTTTCATTTTCAGGAGACGGGGAGCCTGTTTTGTATTCAACCACCAGTGCATGGTTTTCTTCGAGCAGAAGTAAATCCGCACGGTGTGTCTCACCTTTGCGGTCCATAATGGCTACTTCCGGTCTTCCGCGTTCAATGGCGGCGCGCACATCTTCAACGGATATGGCCCAGCTTGTCATGGCTGCAACTTCGGGAATGATTTTTTCGCGTTCATCGGCAATGGCGGGAAATTGTGCAAATGCCGCTTCGGTGCTTCGTAAGCTGTCCGCTTCATCGTCGCCAGTGAGGATAAGATTTTCCATAGCCTTATGTGCAAGTTCGCCGCGCATACGGGCATCGTAGGAATAATCCTCTAAATTATGGCGGTAAACTCTAAGTCTTGGAAGCCATGCCATAAGTTCCGGTGATTGCAGTTCAGAATATTTTGAACCGTCCACATGGTCTGCGTCTGTCTGGTTGAGTTCTCCCTGTTCAGGGTTATTTTTCGGTTCAGGATTATTTTCCTGTGGAGATTCGCTTGTTATTGATGATTCAATTTTTACGGGAGCGGTTCCGTGTTCCAGCAGTCCCAGATCATTAAAACGTCCTTCAAGGATTGTTTCAATGGCGGAAAGGGCCGGAGTTACGCTTTTAACTTTTTCAGACGGCAGGAATCCATATAACTCATCTCCTGCTCTGGTCCATGCAACATATAATAAGTTGAGCTGTTCAGTGAACATGCGGGTGCGGTTTTCATAATAAGTATCACCCAGAGCACTGCTCATGGGGGTTAGCAGAATTTTACCGTCCACTTCAATGTCGGTGAACGTGGTATCTGATCCTGATACCGCCCAGTTGTGAAAGGGAACGATTATTACCGGGAATTCAAGTCCCTTTGATTTGTGGATGGTCATGATGCGTACAGCATTGACTGATTCAGGGAGAGGCACTTTCTCTTCTGCTGATGATATTTCCCAGAAATCGAGGAAAGCGGCGAGTGATGTGCCGCGTTTTTCTTCCGCAAGATGCACGACTTCCAGAAATCTACGAATATAAAGTTCGTCCTGCGGGCTGTTTTCTATGATTTGGAAGCGCGAAATCATCTCGCTCGCCAGATCGTAAGGAGTCATCAGGCCGGATTTACGCAGAAATGGCGAAATGTGATAATTCCAAAAGTCAGGGAATTTTTCTGAGAAACGGCGGTAGAGCGGTCCTTTATCTCTTGATCCCAGCCAATTGACGATTTCCTCATTAGAGATAGCCGAAATGCGCTGGAAAACTTCCTTTCCGCAAATAAATTCCAGAAATGCAAGATCGTCTTGCGGATAATCGAGAAATTTAAGCAGTGATACAATCTGCCGCACAACGGGATGACGGTCGAGCTGAAGGCTGTTTTCAGTGATCACCGGAATTGCTTTTTCCACCAGCCAGTCACAGACAAGCTGGGCATGCCCGTTGGAACGGACAAGTACACATATGTCTTTGAATTCTCTGCGTGGGCAAAGGTCGTCCATAAGTATGTTGAAATTACGCTTTGTTTCCGCTTCTATTTCTGACGAAGTTTCGGAAAAAAGTTTTAGCAGTTTAACATATCCACCTTCGCGAGGCTGGTTGGGCGGAAGTTGCTGCGAGGCTCCTTCAAAGGATGAAACAATTTTTTCTGTAAGCTCTGTCTGTTGATCTTCCGGTCCGTTCGGATAAAGAATTTCTGCTAAATCTGTTGCAACATCGTAATCGGCAAGAGCATCAAAGAAAGAGTTATTGAACTCGATAACTTTTTCAAGGCTGCGCCAGTTGTAATCAAGGTGTCCGGGAGTAAATTCTGAAAGTGCGGCAAGTTCCGGCTCGTCTGCTATTTCATCAAAAAGCTCAGATCTTCCGCCCCGCCAGCTGTAAATAGCTTGTTTTACATCACCTACATAGAACAGGCTGCCGTTTTTGGATAAGCACTCGACAGCGAGCGGGATCATTGCGTTCCATTGCGCAAGACTCGTGTCCTGAAATTCGTCAACAAGCAGGTGATGCAATCTCGATCCCATGCGGCAGAACGCATCCGGCAGGGCTTCACCGTTTTGTAAAACATATGATGCTACCCGTGGAAGTGATGAACTGAGCAGCATTCCGTGAAGGGATTGATACTCAATGATGTCGTCACGGATTTCTTCGACGATTCTTACG
Proteins encoded in this window:
- the lhgO gene encoding L-2-hydroxyglutarate oxidase codes for the protein MKTVEIMICGAGIVGLTIARELISRGHKDILIIDKETEVAKHASGRNSGVLHAGIYYAPGSLRAKSCLSGNFRMKAYCKEKGLPLLESGKVIVAKNESEIPTLHELYDRATANGAKVELIDEERLSQIEPNAKTCKQALFSHYTAVVDPRAVMNSLYNDLLQSGKVTFMLGTSFITAKKNNLIITDKGEISCGMFINSAGAYSDKVARHFGFGEGYQLIPFKGIYKKLKKDKADIIRGSIYPVPNIKNPFLGIHFTRSATGDVYLGPTAIPAFGRENYGILKGLDSEAFSIILRDTILFMKNPKFRAIAFEEPRKYFFSCFFNDAKELVKELSPDDIESTPKVGIRPQLVDIKRNELVMDFLIESDDKSVHVLNAISPAFTSSMFFAEMIVDKYIH
- a CDS encoding UvrD-helicase domain-containing protein → MLKQVKASAGSGKTYELTARFLSLLAGSQEEDSIPVCKSSQAKGYCWPEIMAVTFTNKAAAEMKERVVRSLKNRALDIEGDGLGKDWTPGAAKRQLTPILQRYNRLNIRTIDSLLNLLVRIFALELGLSPEFELLFDPATLFEPNFNKFLTHCEEGDEYRKKLMDDAVESLVIKENKQGFWLAEQMRFRLIRILEHVLECPGERLTDQEEIAGLLQSHFDKFMKAVSTMSSLIESESIAASSHLLKYLAHAASLDFMGEPKESTMLSKESFVDCVNKKSKGDINSFHEKIYEDLKKAHTLYRDQAMILRGAYALAPFVRIVEEIRDDIIEYQSLHGMLLSSSLPRVASYVLQNGEALPDAFCRMGSRLHHLLVDEFQDTSLAQWNAMIPLAVECLSKNGSLFYVGDVKQAIYSWRGGRSELFDEIADEPELAALSEFTPGHLDYNWRSLEKVIEFNNSFFDALADYDVATDLAEILYPNGPEDQQTELTEKIVSSFEGASQQLPPNQPREGGYVKLLKLFSETSSEIEAETKRNFNILMDDLCPRREFKDICVLVRSNGHAQLVCDWLVEKAIPVITENSLQLDRHPVVRQIVSLLKFLDYPQDDLAFLEFICGKEVFQRISAISNEEIVNWLGSRDKGPLYRRFSEKFPDFWNYHISPFLRKSGLMTPYDLASEMISRFQIIENSPQDELYIRRFLEVVHLAEEKRGTSLAAFLDFWEISSAEEKVPLPESVNAVRIMTIHKSKGLEFPVIIVPFHNWAVSGSDTTFTDIEVDGKILLTPMSSALGDTYYENRTRMFTEQLNLLYVAWTRAGDELYGFLPSEKVKSVTPALSAIETILEGRFNDLGLLEHGTAPVKIESSITSESPQENNPEPKNNPEQGELNQTDADHVDGSKYSELQSPELMAWLPRLRVYRHNLEDYSYDARMRGELAHKAMENLILTGDDEADSLRSTEAAFAQFPAIADEREKIIPEVAAMTSWAISVEDVRAAIERGRPEVAIMDRKGETHRADLLLLEENHALVVEYKTGSPSPENEKQVKRYLRLLKEMYGNQKELRGLLVYLDEKFTREVMI
- a CDS encoding NAD(P)H-dependent flavin oxidoreductase translates to MKLPQLKIGDLVARVPIVQGGMGVGISLSGLASAVAEEGGIGVIAAAMIGLTSSKPNKSAPEAQSEALADEIRKAKAKTSGIVGVNIMVALTDFAAQVSTSVKEGVDVIFSGAGLPLDLPKYLVDGAKTKLVPIVSSGRAASIICKKWISKFDYIPDAFVVEGPKAGGHLGFHRDQLDDPKFSLESILPEVLGAVKVFEEKTGKTIPVIAAGGIYTGEDICKYIKMGAAGVQLGTRFVATHECDANEKFKQAYVDSTKEDMTVIQSPVGLPGRAIKNDFLDAVSAGKKTPFKCSFKCLKTCQVETTPYCIASALISAQRGKLKYGFAFAGANAYRTQKIVSVKELIAELKAEFEVACPA
- a CDS encoding PD-(D/E)XK nuclease family protein → MTTRSPFTVISWKKDFIENFSSILIDESDGDLSNTIVIVPHHRPARYLKKALAASDDLPKPCILPEIYSFSDFVSSLMPKLTGTFPRRIGKLDQVGLLFNIIEGLRGESTGLLSKLPVDLQKFFPWGTRLASLLEEMLRQDVKPRNLSMLQGEVLDWAAALLEEIELIFIKYVEALERRGWSTTGLENRNLSQNLDKLDNILEGKKLYLAGFYGLSGVEDKFFHHLWDNLDLRIIWHSDPALALREQGHFAVKEHRNWMRNWKAEAVSDDISEDSCALPELKFFEGFDRHSQLCAMREELSTGSYEGCAVVLPDTSLLLPVMHHLPEHDINISMGYPLKRSALNGLLEAILKLQENKNGKTYYWKDILALIRHPYLKMLEINDEQPLRTIFHQWETVLRSGSPYADPKEFIPVYSDENGNLIDNSDTTEELRTEVLGLCIDGFAKITTLEELADSLQHMAEMLRLRGGTLWQRYLLDSECLFRLMNEVIPELRESSISEENFGQSLSFSIFRQLLSSQRVSFEPDPISSMQVLGMLESRLLNFKRTFILDTVDEKIPGTDPYDPLLPDQLRYLLDLPDSHERESVATYNFYRLIMGSEESCIFYQSGVQPGLLDSKSVRSRFVEQLLWKLEQKAKKIITPGENFPLKAINFPVGAILNIPEPIAKEPVAEKLEDMLKHKGLSPSAIDCYVTCPKLFFFRYLSNVRESATVDLDGDRAGFGELIHSVLKDFLTPHLGIEICGKDLNFSELNELFMMRLERDSLYPNLPYDIKKSLEHAGKNRLTLFLKNIGQTKVIALESDAQAILTLDKYPVKIHGRIDRVDSRDDSRYVIDYKTGQLHMPRKSFWKNSEIWTPILEDPQSLYHDSAEFLEKIKSSADSLQLPLYLLMDHQTSSVMPRQAALVELVKSGHEKFLFDSKTDEEERIDIIGTKIPALSTFIINNMICESEFKAIRSAQCNWCSYREACGA